Proteins from a genomic interval of Collinsella sp. zg1085:
- a CDS encoding GntR family transcriptional regulator: protein MKVAPMVTLGSYRPLKDLVYDYISRKIAQDELSVGDRVPEPMICEALGVSRTPVREALIQLASEGYLENIPRRGFRVRGISDESARELYEIIGPLDGHAAALACPHLTPDDLHHMQFLWDSMNLAINSHMFERYDGFQKEFHRIYQQRCGNKRLLKLLEAQDRAFMKPGYGELNSEAIYELLAKANREHAHILELFQAGAAAEVENYIRDVHWSTENARYNAW from the coding sequence ATGAAGGTAGCTCCCATGGTGACACTTGGTTCATATCGACCACTTAAAGACCTTGTATACGATTATATTTCACGCAAGATTGCTCAAGACGAGCTTTCAGTTGGAGACCGTGTGCCCGAGCCTATGATTTGTGAAGCGCTCGGTGTATCACGCACCCCTGTTCGCGAGGCGTTAATTCAGCTTGCAAGTGAGGGCTATCTTGAGAATATTCCTCGTCGAGGCTTTCGGGTGCGCGGCATTTCGGACGAATCTGCTCGAGAGTTATATGAAATAATCGGCCCTTTGGACGGACATGCGGCAGCACTTGCTTGCCCGCATCTAACGCCTGATGATTTACACCACATGCAGTTCTTGTGGGATTCTATGAATCTTGCTATCAATAGTCATATGTTTGAGCGCTATGACGGCTTTCAAAAAGAATTTCATCGCATCTACCAGCAACGTTGTGGAAATAAGCGACTGCTGAAACTTTTAGAAGCACAAGATCGTGCCTTCATGAAGCCAGGCTATGGTGAGCTCAACTCTGAGGCAATTTATGAGTTGCTCGCCAAAGCAAATCGGGAGCACGCTCATATTTTGGAGCTCTTTCAAGCAGGTGCTGCAGCTGAGGTGGAAAACTATATTCGCGACGTTCACTGGAGCACAGAAAACGCGCGATATAACGCCTGGTAA
- a CDS encoding ABC transporter substrate-binding protein encodes MSNNMNPAVNRRAFITGVAGLGAAGILAGCSGNQAAKPAAGSAAASTTSNESGFKIGSLGPLTGPAASYGISVTNGAELGCKHFADKEVQLVFKKEDTQANPETAVNAYNTLADWGMHALVGPTVTGCSVSVADSCNNDRTLMVTPSASSKDVTNGKDCVFQVCFTDPRLGKNAALYVAEKFPNEKIAVIYNSGDAYSTGVYEAFKAQAEESKLTIVSEEAFKEESQSSFNNQLTKAQAAGATLIFAPIYYTPASVLLSNAHDMGYKATFMGCDGMDGILGVEGFDTSFAEGLYLVTPFSADEPKNAKFVDAYKEAYGEVPDQFAADAYDGVHAVVEAIKKAGVTADQSPADVCDKLADAMRSITVEGLTGTLTWNDKGEVEKEPLVYVIKDGKYVSA; translated from the coding sequence ATGTCAAACAACATGAATCCTGCCGTAAACCGCAGGGCATTCATTACCGGTGTTGCAGGTCTGGGGGCAGCGGGCATTCTCGCTGGTTGTTCAGGCAATCAAGCAGCTAAGCCTGCTGCTGGCTCTGCTGCTGCAAGTACCACATCAAATGAGAGCGGTTTTAAGATTGGTAGCTTAGGTCCTCTGACCGGTCCTGCCGCATCGTATGGTATCTCGGTTACGAATGGTGCTGAGCTGGGCTGCAAGCACTTTGCCGACAAAGAGGTGCAGCTCGTCTTTAAGAAGGAAGATACCCAGGCCAATCCTGAGACGGCAGTTAATGCATACAATACCCTCGCCGACTGGGGTATGCATGCGCTCGTTGGTCCAACGGTTACCGGTTGCTCGGTATCAGTTGCCGATTCTTGCAATAATGACCGCACTCTTATGGTTACTCCATCCGCTTCTTCTAAGGATGTAACCAATGGTAAAGACTGCGTTTTCCAAGTTTGCTTTACCGACCCTCGTTTGGGCAAAAACGCCGCACTCTATGTTGCTGAAAAATTTCCTAACGAGAAGATTGCTGTAATCTATAACTCCGGCGATGCATATTCTACCGGTGTTTACGAGGCCTTTAAGGCACAGGCTGAGGAGTCAAAGCTTACCATCGTGAGCGAAGAGGCGTTTAAGGAGGAGAGCCAGTCGAGCTTTAACAACCAGCTCACTAAGGCTCAGGCTGCTGGCGCTACTCTCATCTTTGCTCCTATCTATTACACACCTGCTTCTGTGCTTTTGAGCAATGCGCACGACATGGGCTACAAGGCAACGTTTATGGGCTGCGACGGTATGGACGGTATTCTGGGCGTTGAGGGCTTTGATACCAGCTTTGCCGAGGGTCTGTATCTGGTAACTCCATTCTCTGCTGATGAGCCAAAGAACGCCAAGTTTGTTGATGCATACAAAGAAGCATATGGTGAGGTTCCCGATCAGTTTGCTGCTGACGCATATGATGGTGTTCACGCTGTTGTAGAAGCCATTAAAAAGGCTGGCGTAACTGCTGATCAGTCTCCTGCAGATGTATGCGATAAGCTTGCAGATGCTATGCGCAGCATTACGGTTGAGGGTCTTACCGGCACGCTTACTTGGAACGATAAGGGCGAGGTAGAAAAAGAGCCTTTGGTCTATGTCATCAAGGACGGAAAATACGTCTCAGCATAG
- a CDS encoding homoserine dehydrogenase, which yields MQATLRSVGVGIIGLGTVGGGVVRVIESHRDNYRAQHNIDVSIIKACARSIDEARACGLDDARFCADWHELIHDPAIDIIVELIGGEHPAQDIIEAALAAGKHVVTANKALLGKRHELLSEQAHESGVRLCYEAAVGGGIPIICTLEQALIANNITRIAGILNGTTNYILTRMEREGADFGTVLRDAQALGYAEANPSADVDGFDAASKTALLASLGFRSRVNSEQVITEGIRSVSSLDFECAVAWGYTIKLLGIAERTQSGITARVQPTLISKQHQLAQVSEAMNAIYVVGDAVGETMFYGAGAGSFPTASAVVGDILSIAAPLSQGENVRPEPPVVRAVVPVLSSNVHEGPAYLRVSCGGHASEEKARVCEVLTASGLVIDDVHICNEHNLALRIAQTCDSALEAAVAALKTEPSLTGVLRMWIED from the coding sequence ATGCAAGCAACACTTCGCTCTGTTGGCGTGGGCATTATTGGTCTTGGAACAGTGGGTGGTGGTGTTGTTCGCGTTATAGAAAGCCATCGCGACAACTACCGCGCTCAACACAATATTGACGTCTCAATTATAAAAGCTTGTGCACGTAGTATCGATGAAGCACGTGCATGTGGCCTTGATGATGCGCGTTTTTGCGCTGATTGGCATGAGCTCATTCATGACCCCGCCATCGATATCATTGTTGAGCTTATTGGCGGCGAGCATCCGGCACAAGACATTATAGAGGCAGCCCTTGCTGCCGGAAAACATGTGGTTACTGCTAACAAAGCTCTCCTTGGCAAGCGCCATGAACTCTTGAGCGAACAGGCGCACGAGAGCGGGGTTCGTCTTTGCTATGAGGCGGCAGTAGGCGGTGGAATCCCTATCATTTGCACCCTTGAACAGGCACTTATTGCCAATAATATCACGCGCATTGCCGGCATTTTGAATGGCACCACTAACTATATTTTGACCCGCATGGAGCGCGAAGGCGCCGATTTTGGAACTGTCTTGCGCGATGCACAGGCGCTTGGCTACGCCGAGGCCAACCCTTCTGCCGACGTAGATGGTTTTGATGCTGCAAGCAAAACAGCGCTACTTGCAAGCCTTGGATTTAGGAGCCGCGTAAACTCAGAACAAGTAATCACTGAAGGAATCCGCTCAGTTAGCTCCCTTGATTTTGAGTGTGCTGTCGCGTGGGGTTACACCATTAAGCTTCTAGGTATTGCTGAGCGCACACAATCAGGCATTACAGCGCGCGTGCAACCAACTCTTATCTCAAAGCAGCATCAGCTTGCGCAAGTCTCTGAAGCCATGAACGCCATCTATGTGGTAGGCGACGCTGTGGGCGAAACCATGTTCTATGGGGCTGGCGCTGGCTCCTTCCCCACTGCAAGTGCTGTTGTGGGAGATATTTTGAGCATTGCTGCCCCTTTGAGCCAGGGCGAGAATGTGCGCCCTGAGCCACCAGTAGTTCGAGCAGTTGTGCCTGTCTTATCAAGCAATGTTCATGAAGGTCCTGCATACCTGAGAGTGAGCTGTGGCGGACACGCATCTGAGGAGAAAGCTCGTGTATGCGAGGTGCTTACTGCATCAGGGCTTGTTATTGATGACGTGCACATCTGTAACGAGCACAACCTTGCACTCCGTATTGCTCAGACATGCGATAGTGCGCTTGAGGCGGCAGTAGCTGCGCTCAAGACCGAGCCAAGCCTTACTGGAGTTTTGCGTATGTGGATTGAGGATTAA